Proteins encoded within one genomic window of Betaproteobacteria bacterium:
- a CDS encoding pilus assembly protein PilP, producing the protein MRGKVEPLPQVAPYEAFAYNAFELANPFAARKKEANKAATGLGPLPDTDRKREALEAFPLESLKMVGVLERGNRHWAIVKTPDHNLYRVHPGNYVGQNFGKITMVTDNAVTIQELIQDTTTGSWSERTSTLQLLEQEEPNK; encoded by the coding sequence ATGCGCGGGAAAGTCGAACCGCTTCCTCAGGTCGCCCCTTACGAGGCCTTTGCGTATAACGCCTTTGAACTGGCCAACCCCTTCGCCGCGCGCAAGAAGGAGGCTAACAAAGCCGCCACAGGCCTTGGGCCGCTGCCTGACACGGACCGCAAGCGCGAGGCGCTCGAGGCGTTTCCGCTCGAAAGTCTAAAGATGGTCGGCGTGCTGGAGCGGGGCAATCGCCATTGGGCGATTGTCAAGACGCCTGATCACAACCTCTACCGGGTACATCCAGGAAATTACGTGGGACAGAACTTCGGCAAGATCACGATGGTTACGGACAATGCGGTAACCATACAAGAACTCATTCAAGACACCACCACCGGAAGCTGGAGCGAGCGGACCAGCACGCTGCAATTACTCGAGCAAGAGGAGCCAAATAAATGA
- a CDS encoding pilus assembly protein PilO, with protein MTFDELNRLNPKEIGSWPVLPKLGALLAVFLLIVGWGYWFDWANQWNEFTSARNKEAELRASFLDKKRQDINLDAYTKQLRDIEQSFGAMLKQLPNKAEMEALLSDINQAGLGRGLQFDLFRPAEKEILYDFYAELPITIKVSGNYHDVGFFTSDVAQLPRIVTLNNVSMVTDKEGRLVMEAVARTFRYLDEEEMMAQRQAAKDKTAKKGTK; from the coding sequence ATGACATTCGACGAACTTAACCGCCTAAATCCGAAAGAAATCGGCTCCTGGCCGGTTCTACCCAAGCTGGGTGCGTTGCTCGCGGTTTTTCTGCTTATCGTGGGCTGGGGTTACTGGTTCGACTGGGCTAACCAGTGGAACGAATTCACGTCCGCGCGCAACAAGGAAGCGGAACTGCGTGCTTCGTTCTTGGACAAGAAACGGCAAGACATAAACCTCGACGCCTATACCAAACAACTCAGGGATATCGAGCAATCCTTTGGAGCGATGCTCAAGCAGCTACCGAATAAAGCGGAAATGGAAGCCCTGCTCTCCGATATCAACCAAGCAGGCTTGGGCCGGGGATTGCAGTTCGATTTGTTCAGGCCGGCCGAGAAGGAAATCTTATACGATTTTTACGCCGAACTGCCCATCACCATCAAGGTTTCGGGGAATTATCACGACGTCGGGTTCTTTACCAGCGATGTTGCCCAATTGCCGAGGATCGTAACGCTAAACAATGTGTCCATGGTGACCGATAAAGAGGGCAGGTTGGTGATGGAAGCCGTTGCAAGGACTTTTCGTTACCTCGACGAAGAGGAAATGATGGCCCAACGCCAGGCGGCCAAGGACAAGACAGCGAAGAAGGGTACTAAGTGA
- a CDS encoding cytochrome c4 has translation MKPCILGLSLLALANCALAAAGDLQKGQQIASQVCAACHGPDGNSFLGINPHLAGQHADYLVKQIKNYKSGDRKTTVMAGMVSPLSDEDIKNVAAYFSTQTPKGAGTKDANGVEMGRKLYRGGNPGTGVAACAGCHSPNGAGIPAQYPRLAGQHAEYVTAQLKAFRGNERANDPNNMMRAIAARMTDKEIEAVAQYISALK, from the coding sequence ATGAAACCTTGCATACTGGGGCTATCGTTGCTGGCCCTCGCAAATTGCGCGCTGGCCGCCGCAGGCGACCTCCAAAAAGGACAGCAAATCGCATCCCAGGTTTGCGCGGCTTGTCACGGACCGGATGGTAATAGTTTCCTTGGGATCAATCCCCACCTTGCCGGCCAACACGCGGACTATCTGGTGAAGCAAATCAAGAACTACAAATCGGGGGACCGAAAAACCACGGTGATGGCCGGCATGGTATCGCCCTTGAGCGACGAGGACATCAAGAATGTCGCTGCTTATTTTTCCACCCAGACCCCAAAAGGGGCCGGCACCAAGGACGCCAACGGCGTGGAAATGGGACGTAAGCTCTACCGCGGAGGGAATCCGGGCACGGGTGTCGCGGCGTGCGCCGGTTGTCACTCTCCCAACGGCGCGGGAATTCCCGCCCAATATCCGCGCTTGGCGGGCCAGCACGCCGAATACGTCACCGCCCAACTGAAAGCCTTTCGAGGCAACGAACGCGCAAACGATCCCAATAACATGATGCGCGCCATCGCCGCGCGCATGACGGACAAGGAAATCGAAGCGGTCGCCCAATACATTAGCGCGCTGAAGTAG
- a CDS encoding shikimate kinase, translating into MRRPSYPFASQSASQPKSFPRNIFLVGMMGAGKTSVGRLLAKRLGKMFHDSDQTIESRTGVKIPVIFDVEGEAGFRQRECALIEELSALEGIVLATGGGAVLNEHNREFLRSRGVVVYLLASVQDLWNRTRQDKNRPLLRTADPRASLAELHTQRDPIYRDLAHVTIDTGQQSLRSLVERLEYRLAASQSAPSESQAGMQGT; encoded by the coding sequence ATGCGCAGGCCTTCTTATCCGTTTGCATCGCAATCCGCGTCTCAACCGAAGAGCTTTCCGCGGAACATTTTCCTCGTGGGCATGATGGGCGCGGGTAAGACCTCCGTGGGCCGTCTGCTGGCCAAGCGCTTGGGGAAGATGTTTCATGACTCTGACCAAACGATTGAATCGAGGACAGGCGTGAAGATCCCGGTGATCTTCGATGTGGAAGGCGAGGCGGGTTTTCGCCAAAGAGAGTGCGCCCTCATCGAGGAGCTATCGGCGCTGGAGGGGATCGTGCTGGCCACGGGCGGAGGTGCTGTTCTCAATGAGCATAACCGCGAATTCCTGCGCAGCCGCGGTGTCGTGGTTTACCTGCTGGCGTCGGTGCAGGATCTATGGAATCGTACGCGGCAGGACAAGAATAGGCCCTTGTTACGTACCGCCGATCCGCGTGCCAGTCTCGCCGAACTCCACACACAACGCGATCCTATTTATCGCGATCTTGCCCACGTAACCATCGATACGGGGCAGCAGAGTCTGCGATCGCTGGTCGAGCGCTTGGAGTACCGCCTGGCTGCCTCGCAGAGCGCGCCATCCGAGTCACAAGCGGGCATGCAGGGAACCTAA
- the hemB gene encoding porphobilinogen synthase produces the protein MNILSAFPRKRMRRLRRDNFTRRLIREHSLTANDFIYPVFILDGEGHTEPVESMPGVERMTLDKLYPVAERCLELKIPCLALFPVVERSLKSPGAEEAFNPKGLVPRAIAGLKQRFPELGVMTDVALDPYASHGQDGVTDDSGYVLNDETIEILVKQALVHAQAGVDILAPSDMMDGRIGALRGALDERRHIHTRILAYSAKYASSFYAPFRDAVGSSADLGKGNKYNYQMDPANSDEALWEVGLDLDEGADMVMVKPGLPYLDIVRRVKDTYKVPTFVYQVSGEYAMLMAAIKNGWLNEKACVLETLLAFKRAGADGILTYFALPAAQWMKEEL, from the coding sequence ATGAACATACTGAGTGCCTTCCCGCGCAAGAGAATGCGCCGTCTTCGCCGGGATAACTTCACACGCAGGCTGATTCGTGAGCACTCGCTCACGGCGAATGACTTCATATATCCCGTATTCATATTGGATGGCGAGGGGCATACGGAGCCAGTGGAGTCCATGCCCGGGGTGGAGAGAATGACCCTCGATAAGCTCTATCCTGTCGCCGAACGGTGTCTAGAGCTTAAAATCCCCTGTCTTGCACTATTCCCCGTGGTGGAGCGGAGTCTCAAATCCCCTGGCGCCGAAGAGGCATTCAATCCGAAAGGATTGGTTCCGCGCGCTATTGCTGGGCTAAAGCAGCGTTTTCCAGAGTTGGGGGTGATGACCGATGTCGCCCTGGACCCGTACGCCAGTCACGGCCAGGACGGTGTTACCGATGACAGCGGCTATGTGCTCAATGACGAAACCATAGAAATTCTCGTCAAGCAGGCCCTCGTGCATGCCCAAGCGGGGGTCGATATCCTCGCGCCTTCGGACATGATGGACGGCCGCATCGGCGCCCTACGCGGCGCACTCGACGAGCGCCGCCATATTCACACCCGTATTTTGGCCTATTCGGCTAAGTACGCCTCTAGTTTTTACGCGCCTTTCCGGGATGCCGTGGGTTCTAGCGCTGATCTCGGTAAGGGTAACAAATACAACTACCAGATGGATCCAGCCAATTCCGACGAAGCCCTGTGGGAAGTGGGGCTCGACTTGGACGAAGGGGCGGATATGGTAATGGTCAAGCCTGGGCTCCCCTACCTGGATATCGTCCGGCGTGTCAAAGACACCTACAAAGTACCCACCTTCGTATACCAAGTGAGCGGAGAGTATGCGATGCTCATGGCCGCCATCAAAAACGGATGGCTCAACGAGAAGGCATGTGTGCTGGAAACGCTTCTTGCCTTCAAACGCGCGGGCGCCGATGGTATTTTGACTTACTTCGCGCTCCCGGCGGCCCAGTGGATGAAAGAAGAACTTTAG
- a CDS encoding pilus assembly protein PilM yields the protein MGVDISSSSVKMVELVSAGRGRYRLERYAIEALPKDAVVDGNVMNLEVVGETLRRGWKRMGTRVKNVAMALPSAHVITKKILVPAGLREEDLEIQVESEANQYIPFALEEVNLDFQVLGPSATNPEEMEVLIAASRKEKVEDRVACAEVSGLKAVVMDIDSFAAQNAFEVIQTALPNGGKDQVIALVDIGASLMNINVLRNNQSVYMREQPFGGNQLTQEIQRHYNRSLEEAEAAKRGGGLPETYEAEVVQPFMETLASEVTRALQFFFTSTQYSAVHHIYLSGGCATLPGLDDVVSRRTNVTTHIANPFSAIEISPKIKSRQLEQDAPALVVACGLALRRFEQ from the coding sequence ATCGGGGTGGACATCAGTTCGTCCTCTGTCAAGATGGTCGAACTGGTGTCGGCTGGCAGAGGACGCTACCGCTTGGAGCGCTATGCGATCGAGGCGCTCCCCAAGGATGCCGTCGTGGATGGCAACGTCATGAACCTCGAGGTGGTGGGCGAAACCCTTCGGCGGGGCTGGAAGCGCATGGGCACTCGCGTGAAGAACGTGGCCATGGCACTGCCTTCGGCCCATGTCATTACCAAGAAAATCCTTGTCCCGGCCGGATTGCGCGAAGAGGATCTAGAGATTCAAGTGGAGAGCGAGGCGAATCAATACATCCCCTTCGCCTTGGAGGAAGTCAATCTCGACTTCCAGGTGCTTGGACCAAGCGCCACCAACCCCGAGGAAATGGAAGTGTTGATCGCCGCCTCCCGCAAGGAAAAGGTCGAGGACCGCGTGGCCTGCGCCGAAGTGAGCGGGCTCAAGGCGGTGGTGATGGACATCGACTCCTTCGCGGCGCAAAACGCCTTTGAAGTCATCCAGACCGCATTGCCTAATGGCGGCAAGGACCAAGTCATCGCCCTGGTCGATATTGGCGCTTCCTTGATGAACATTAACGTGTTACGCAACAACCAAAGCGTTTACATGCGCGAACAGCCTTTTGGAGGCAACCAGCTCACGCAGGAAATCCAGCGCCACTATAACCGCTCCTTGGAAGAAGCCGAGGCGGCCAAGCGCGGCGGCGGCCTTCCCGAGACCTACGAAGCAGAGGTCGTACAACCTTTCATGGAAACGTTGGCTTCGGAAGTGACCCGGGCCTTGCAATTTTTCTTTACCTCGACTCAGTACAGCGCGGTTCATCATATTTACTTGTCGGGCGGGTGCGCCACCTTGCCGGGCCTGGACGACGTAGTTTCCCGGCGCACCAATGTGACGACCCACATCGCCAACCCATTCTCCGCCATCGAGATCTCGCCAAAAATCAAGTCCCGCCAACTGGAACAGGACGCGCCCGCCTTGGTGGTCGCCTGTGGCTTGGCGCTAAGGAGATTCGAGCAATGA
- a CDS encoding YihA family ribosome biogenesis GTP-binding protein has product MSATYLDVEFAFGAAKLEQLPPDEGPEVAFAGRSNSGKSTAINALCNRKRLAFVSKTPGRTQQINFYRVATGGFLVDLPGYGYAKVAGSLRSTWGKLLGTYVTERRPLRGIVVMMDSRRPFTDLDLQLLEWIQQSPRPVHMLLTKADKLNRQECNRLLNQARDQLAAMPGFHTVQLFSGASKLGVEEARAKVLQWLLPVSEPAEMGSPGVIES; this is encoded by the coding sequence ATGAGCGCCACATACCTAGACGTGGAATTTGCCTTCGGTGCCGCGAAACTGGAGCAGCTTCCCCCGGACGAAGGGCCGGAAGTGGCGTTTGCGGGCCGCTCCAATTCGGGTAAGTCCACGGCCATCAACGCGTTGTGCAACCGCAAGCGGTTGGCCTTCGTGAGCAAAACACCGGGCCGCACCCAGCAGATCAATTTTTACCGGGTTGCCACGGGAGGTTTCCTCGTGGACTTGCCAGGCTATGGTTACGCAAAGGTAGCGGGCAGCCTACGTTCCACGTGGGGAAAGTTGTTGGGGACCTACGTTACCGAGCGGCGCCCGCTTCGCGGTATCGTGGTGATGATGGACAGCAGGCGGCCCTTCACCGATCTTGATCTTCAGCTACTGGAATGGATCCAGCAGTCACCAAGGCCGGTGCACATGTTGCTCACGAAGGCGGACAAACTTAACCGGCAGGAATGCAACCGGCTCCTGAACCAAGCCCGCGACCAGCTTGCGGCCATGCCTGGGTTCCACACCGTGCAGTTGTTTTCCGGAGCTAGCAAGCTAGGTGTGGAGGAGGCCCGCGCAAAGGTATTGCAGTGGCTATTGCCCGTTTCGGAGCCTGCCGAAATGGGATCGCCGGGCGTTATTGAGTCTTAG
- a CDS encoding type IV pilus secretin PilQ, protein MGFFHAMAATLVLATAAYAQDAKPENALQSIDVETQNGKVVVKLKLKQPLPSAPAGFSLSNPPRIAFDFPIMVNETGRSSQEVSEGDLRSIRVGEGGNRTRLVFNLSRSMVYDAKVDGQNVVITLAGGNGKEAARFSEAKAEKQPHSIKKLDFKRGRNNEGQVVIELSDTGTGIDIRQQGKNVIVDLLQTDLAKALEKRFDVTDFGTPVEYFEATSVGEHTRITIHGKGKWEQAAYQTDKRFVVELKPFVEGAGNQRKTGFTGEKLSLNFQNVEVRAVLQVIADFTGLNIVTSDTVSGNLTLRLKEVPWDQALDVVLTAKGLDMRKNGNVVWIAPRDELATKEKLAYESQSQIQDLEPLRTESFQLNYQKAEAFQKLITDDKQRVLTKRGSAVVDLRTNTLFVQETPSKLEEVRDLIKQIDVAVRQVLIESRIVEAQDTFARNIGARLGTIDVAALSGGVNGGRISDGVRIVAGGSARSMGVTNGYVEDYNISFFPDSFSVNMPAGGINGVSAGQFGLSLFNSAMTRFLNLEVSALQADGKGKIISSPRVITADNVEALIEQGTEIPYQVASSSGATAVSFRKATLSLKVKPQITPDDNVIMKLDVHKDSIGQDTRSGPSIDTKQVQTEVLVENGGTVGIGGIYTQDEAKSITKIPFLGDIPIIGSFFKSEHSRNNRTELLIFVTPKIMRDNVTTRQ, encoded by the coding sequence ATGGGATTTTTCCACGCGATGGCCGCTACCCTGGTGCTCGCTACCGCTGCGTATGCACAAGATGCGAAACCGGAGAACGCACTGCAGAGCATCGACGTGGAAACCCAAAACGGAAAGGTAGTCGTCAAGCTCAAACTCAAGCAGCCGCTACCGAGCGCCCCCGCGGGGTTTAGCCTGTCAAACCCGCCGAGGATAGCCTTCGACTTCCCAATAATGGTGAATGAGACTGGCCGCAGTTCTCAGGAAGTGAGCGAGGGCGACTTGCGATCCATACGCGTGGGCGAGGGCGGAAACCGGACACGGCTGGTGTTCAATCTGTCCCGGTCCATGGTCTACGATGCCAAGGTGGACGGCCAGAACGTCGTGATCACGCTGGCTGGAGGCAATGGCAAGGAAGCGGCCCGGTTTTCGGAAGCCAAGGCCGAAAAACAACCGCATTCCATCAAAAAACTGGACTTCAAGCGCGGCCGCAACAACGAGGGACAGGTCGTGATAGAGTTGTCGGACACTGGAACGGGGATCGACATCCGCCAACAAGGTAAGAACGTTATAGTCGATCTGCTGCAAACAGACCTCGCGAAAGCCCTGGAGAAGCGCTTCGATGTCACGGACTTTGGTACTCCCGTGGAGTACTTCGAGGCAACTTCCGTGGGCGAGCACACCCGCATCACCATTCACGGCAAGGGCAAGTGGGAGCAAGCGGCCTACCAAACCGATAAGCGGTTCGTCGTGGAGCTCAAGCCGTTTGTCGAAGGGGCGGGTAATCAACGCAAGACCGGCTTCACCGGAGAGAAGCTTTCGCTCAATTTCCAGAACGTCGAAGTGCGGGCCGTGTTGCAGGTCATCGCGGACTTCACGGGACTTAACATCGTCACCAGCGACACGGTTTCTGGAAACCTTACTTTGAGATTGAAGGAGGTCCCATGGGATCAAGCCCTCGACGTAGTCTTGACGGCGAAGGGTTTGGACATGCGCAAGAATGGCAATGTGGTCTGGATCGCCCCGCGTGACGAACTTGCGACGAAGGAAAAGCTGGCCTACGAGTCGCAAAGCCAGATTCAGGATCTCGAGCCTTTGCGCACGGAAAGTTTTCAGCTGAATTATCAAAAGGCCGAGGCATTTCAAAAGCTCATCACGGACGATAAACAAAGGGTGTTGACCAAGCGAGGCAGCGCGGTCGTGGACCTGCGTACCAACACGTTATTCGTCCAGGAAACCCCCAGCAAGCTTGAGGAAGTGCGCGATCTTATAAAGCAGATCGATGTCGCCGTCAGGCAAGTGCTGATCGAATCGAGGATAGTCGAAGCACAAGACACATTCGCTAGGAATATCGGTGCAAGGTTGGGAACTATCGATGTTGCCGCGCTTAGCGGAGGGGTTAATGGCGGGCGGATATCCGATGGCGTCCGGATCGTGGCGGGCGGCAGTGCGCGAAGCATGGGCGTAACCAACGGCTACGTCGAAGACTATAACATCAGCTTTTTCCCGGATTCCTTTAGCGTGAACATGCCCGCCGGAGGTATCAACGGCGTTTCGGCGGGCCAGTTTGGATTGAGTCTCTTCAATTCCGCGATGACTCGGTTCTTGAACCTGGAAGTGTCCGCGCTACAAGCTGACGGCAAGGGGAAAATCATCTCCAGTCCGCGCGTCATCACGGCTGATAACGTGGAAGCACTCATCGAACAAGGAACGGAGATTCCTTACCAGGTAGCGTCCAGCAGCGGCGCGACCGCCGTATCGTTTCGCAAGGCCACCCTAAGTCTCAAGGTCAAACCGCAGATCACGCCCGACGACAACGTCATCATGAAACTCGACGTTCACAAGGACAGCATTGGCCAGGACACGCGATCAGGGCCTTCGATCGATACAAAGCAGGTGCAAACCGAAGTGTTGGTGGAGAACGGTGGAACCGTCGGTATTGGCGGTATCTATACCCAAGACGAAGCCAAGAGCATCACAAAGATACCATTCCTAGGGGATATTCCGATCATCGGTTCTTTCTTCAAGAGCGAACATTCCCGCAACAACCGCACGGAACTCCTGATCTTCGTGACGCCCAAGATCATGCGCGACAACGTGACTACGCGGCAGTAG
- the hemL gene encoding glutamate-1-semialdehyde-2,1-aminomutase, whose protein sequence is MVSKNQLLFEASQRIIPGGVNSPVRAFRAVGGTPVFFAKASGSRFWDADGKSYLDYVGSWGPLIVGHAHPEVIEAVRKAAESGLSFGAPTQAELELAELLQQHLPSLEMLRLVSSGTEATMTAIRLARGYTGRSKIIKFEGCYHGHADALLVKAGSGALTFGQPSSAGVPAETAAHTIVLSFNDADGLKKAFGEQGKSIAAVIVEPVPGNMNLIHPAPGYLQLMRELCTRDGAVLIFDEVMTGFRVAPQGAQGLFGIQPDLTTLGKVVGGGMPLAAFGGRREIMQCIAPLGPVYQAGTLSGNPVAVAAGLATLRLIGKAGFFEDLCRRCRALTDGVTQAAAQAGVAFSAQSVGGMFGMYFSAKAPESYAQVMQSDREKFNRFFHLMLEEGIYLAPSAFEAGFVSSAHSQADIEETTAAARRAFGKLTAPAATSAR, encoded by the coding sequence ATGGTCTCTAAAAACCAATTACTGTTCGAGGCGTCCCAGCGAATCATTCCTGGCGGCGTGAATTCCCCCGTGCGGGCCTTTCGAGCCGTGGGAGGCACCCCCGTGTTTTTTGCCAAGGCCAGCGGATCGCGGTTTTGGGACGCGGACGGCAAATCCTATCTGGACTATGTCGGCTCATGGGGTCCTTTGATCGTGGGCCATGCTCACCCTGAAGTGATCGAGGCGGTGCGCAAGGCCGCCGAGTCTGGTCTTAGCTTCGGGGCCCCAACACAAGCCGAGCTCGAATTGGCGGAACTCCTCCAGCAGCATCTGCCTTCACTGGAGATGTTGCGCCTGGTGAGCTCCGGAACGGAAGCTACTATGACGGCGATCCGCTTGGCGAGAGGCTACACGGGCCGCAGCAAGATCATCAAATTCGAAGGTTGTTATCACGGCCATGCCGACGCCTTGCTGGTGAAGGCCGGGTCGGGCGCGCTGACCTTTGGCCAGCCTAGTTCCGCGGGTGTGCCGGCCGAGACGGCTGCTCACACGATCGTGCTCTCCTTCAATGATGCGGACGGTCTGAAAAAGGCCTTCGGCGAGCAAGGCAAGAGCATTGCCGCGGTCATCGTGGAGCCCGTTCCGGGAAACATGAATCTCATTCATCCCGCGCCTGGGTATTTGCAATTGATGCGAGAACTATGCACGCGCGACGGCGCAGTGTTGATCTTTGACGAGGTCATGACAGGATTCCGTGTGGCGCCACAGGGCGCCCAAGGCTTGTTTGGCATTCAACCTGACCTGACCACTCTGGGTAAAGTCGTCGGCGGGGGCATGCCGCTGGCTGCGTTCGGAGGGCGGCGCGAGATCATGCAGTGTATTGCGCCGCTCGGGCCGGTGTATCAAGCGGGAACCTTGTCAGGCAATCCCGTCGCGGTGGCCGCAGGCTTGGCCACATTACGCCTAATCGGCAAAGCCGGTTTTTTCGAAGACCTGTGCCGGCGCTGCCGTGCCTTGACGGATGGCGTCACGCAAGCCGCCGCGCAGGCCGGCGTTGCCTTTAGCGCGCAATCCGTGGGGGGCATGTTCGGAATGTACTTCAGCGCCAAGGCGCCCGAGAGCTACGCGCAGGTCATGCAAAGCGACCGCGAGAAATTCAATCGTTTTTTTCACCTAATGCTTGAAGAGGGAATATATCTAGCACCCTCGGCCTTCGAAGCGGGATTCGTTTCTTCCGCGCACTCGCAGGCCGATATCGAGGAAACTACCGCCGCCGCACGCCGCGCGTTCGGCAAACTCACGGCGCCAGCCGCTACTTCAGCGCGCTAA
- a CDS encoding penicillin-binding protein 1A, producing the protein MPNRWWLVPALGLGSLLLASVFFVGFAVALAYPKLPSLEALTQYSPKVPLRIFSDDGLLIGEFGEERRAVVRIQEVPLPLRQAIIAAEDERFYEHGGIDYVGILRAVLANFTAGEAKQGASTITMQVARNFFLSSERTFSRKFNEALLAFKIEHSLAKDQILELYVNQIYLGQRAYGFAAAAQAYFGRNLRDLSISEMAMLAGLPKAPSKYNPVVNRQRATQRQHYVLRRMLELKFITLAQHKQAVAEPLRVRKEQSGDSTHADHFNEMIRQAVYDQYREKTYTHGIRVFTTLNKEHQEAAYLAVRKGVLDYDRRHGYRGAEGFQELPQDSAEDDLEDFLQDWEDSDDLRVALVLEANPKSLKAYLKGGETIEIGADALKLAKPYLNDKASANKRIRRGAFIRVRKNEKEVWELAQIPLVEAGLVGMDPESGSIRALVGGFDYLRNKYNHVTQSQRQPGSSFKPFIYSAALEKGFTPATIINDAPLSFDSAETGSASWEPKNFDGTYDGPIRMRVALTKSKNLVSIRILRAIGTQYAQDYITRFGFDAKHHPAYLPMALGAGSVTPLELATGYSVFANSGYRVSPFFISRVEDSEGKVLSRAQPARAGGGAPQAIDPRNAFVMFSMMQDVIRGGTGARALQLGRGDIAGKTGTTNDQMDAWFAGFQKRLTAVAWMGFDTPRSLGSNETGSQAALPIWITYMGAALKNIPQELPTMPNGVVVARVNPDTGLHEEQGTGSIMDYFYHENLPPEADGAPGNAVGITPKPSDDKQGELY; encoded by the coding sequence ATGCCCAATCGATGGTGGTTAGTTCCCGCACTCGGCCTAGGATCATTGCTCTTGGCCTCCGTTTTTTTCGTCGGGTTCGCGGTGGCCCTGGCTTATCCCAAGCTGCCGTCCCTCGAGGCACTCACGCAGTACAGTCCCAAGGTTCCTCTGCGCATCTTTAGCGACGACGGGCTGCTGATAGGCGAATTTGGCGAAGAACGCCGTGCCGTGGTGCGCATCCAGGAGGTTCCCCTGCCCTTGCGCCAAGCCATCATCGCGGCGGAGGACGAACGTTTCTATGAACATGGCGGCATCGACTATGTGGGCATCCTGAGAGCGGTATTGGCTAATTTCACGGCTGGTGAAGCCAAGCAAGGTGCCAGCACCATTACCATGCAAGTAGCTCGAAACTTTTTCCTGAGCTCCGAGAGGACCTTTAGCCGCAAGTTCAACGAAGCGCTCCTCGCCTTCAAGATCGAACACAGCCTGGCCAAGGACCAGATTCTCGAGTTGTATGTCAATCAAATCTATCTCGGGCAACGCGCCTATGGCTTCGCTGCCGCAGCCCAGGCCTACTTCGGCAGGAATTTAAGGGACTTGAGTATTTCGGAAATGGCCATGCTGGCCGGGCTGCCCAAGGCTCCGTCCAAATACAATCCCGTCGTCAACCGGCAACGCGCCACGCAGCGCCAGCACTATGTGTTACGCCGCATGCTGGAGTTGAAGTTCATCACGCTAGCCCAGCATAAGCAGGCGGTTGCTGAACCGCTACGGGTTAGAAAAGAACAGTCTGGAGATTCCACCCATGCCGACCATTTCAACGAGATGATCCGCCAAGCGGTCTACGATCAGTACCGCGAGAAGACTTACACCCACGGCATTCGAGTGTTCACGACCCTCAATAAGGAACATCAAGAGGCCGCCTATTTGGCCGTGCGCAAGGGAGTACTCGACTATGATCGCAGGCACGGCTACCGCGGAGCCGAGGGATTTCAGGAATTACCCCAAGACAGTGCCGAGGATGATTTGGAGGACTTTCTGCAAGACTGGGAAGACAGCGATGACCTACGGGTGGCTTTAGTGCTCGAAGCAAACCCCAAGAGTCTCAAGGCGTACCTTAAAGGAGGCGAAACCATCGAGATCGGCGCCGATGCCCTGAAGCTCGCAAAACCGTACCTGAACGATAAGGCGTCCGCCAACAAGAGAATTCGCCGGGGCGCTTTCATCCGGGTTCGCAAGAACGAAAAGGAAGTTTGGGAGTTGGCCCAGATTCCCTTGGTGGAAGCGGGTCTGGTCGGCATGGATCCGGAGTCCGGATCCATTCGCGCACTCGTCGGCGGCTTCGACTACTTGCGCAATAAATACAACCATGTGACTCAAAGCCAGCGGCAACCCGGGTCGAGTTTCAAGCCCTTCATCTACTCCGCGGCATTAGAGAAAGGCTTCACGCCAGCCACGATCATCAATGATGCCCCCTTGAGTTTCGATTCGGCCGAGACCGGTTCGGCAAGCTGGGAGCCCAAGAATTTCGATGGCACTTACGATGGTCCCATACGCATGCGCGTGGCGCTGACTAAATCCAAAAATCTGGTTTCCATCCGGATTCTTCGCGCTATCGGCACGCAGTACGCTCAAGACTACATCACGCGATTTGGCTTCGACGCCAAGCATCACCCGGCTTATTTACCCATGGCCTTGGGTGCGGGGTCGGTAACGCCATTGGAGCTTGCGACAGGCTATTCCGTATTCGCCAATAGCGGGTACCGCGTCTCCCCGTTCTTTATCTCGCGTGTGGAGGATTCCGAGGGCAAGGTATTGAGCCGCGCACAACCCGCGCGTGCAGGCGGTGGCGCTCCGCAAGCGATCGACCCGCGCAATGCTTTCGTGATGTTTAGCATGATGCAAGACGTCATACGCGGAGGAACAGGCGCGCGCGCACTACAACTGGGCCGCGGCGACATCGCGGGCAAGACCGGGACGACGAACGACCAGATGGATGCGTGGTTTGCCGGCTTTCAGAAACGCTTAACGGCCGTGGCGTGGATGGGTTTCGATACGCCCCGCTCCCTAGGCTCCAACGAGACCGGTTCACAGGCCGCGTTGCCAATTTGGATCACATACATGGGCGCGGCTTTAAAGAACATTCCCCAGGAGCTTCCGACAATGCCCAATGGCGTGGTCGTCGCGCGCGTCAATCCGGATACCGGATTACACGAAGAACAAGGCACAGGCTCCATCATGGACTATTTCTATCATGAGAATCTTCCGCCGGAGGCCGATGGCGCGCCAGGAAACGCCGTGGGCATCACGCCTAAACCTTCGGACGACAAGCAAGGCGAACTTTACTGA